In Monomorium pharaonis isolate MP-MQ-018 chromosome 3, ASM1337386v2, whole genome shotgun sequence, a genomic segment contains:
- the LOC118644647 gene encoding histone-lysine N-methyltransferase, H3 lysine-79 specific-like, with amino-acid sequence MTDRARSDSCTSVDSMRGSKRLARSPAGEDGEEWDRKLRDWKEEIVSSLKIVKLEMKEELKEIMEEQGRKMREEINALKKEINDFKEREYRWERERKELVVAQEELKRKIEKIEVGGDNAVGKKVREIERRLELKEREDRRKNLLIRGVEVKEGNRKEAVEKVFREIGAEVTVKGVRRIGEGSKKGREMIWVKLESEEQRKEVWSKKKTLKGREERILEDWTWKERKMRWRLEKIAKVEEERGNRVWLGYGRIRIGDYWWKWDEEEEVLRNEKGELRIEEGGEGNVGRL; translated from the coding sequence ATGACGGATAGAGCCAGAAGCGACAGTTGCACTTCGGTTGATAGCATGAGAGGTAGCAAGAGATTAGCTAGATCACCGGCGGGAGAGGATGGAGAAGAATGGGATAGGAAATTAAGAGATTGGAAAGAGGAGATTGTTAGTAGCTTAAAGATAGTTAAATTAGAGATGAAGGAAGAATTGAAGGAGATTATGGAGGAGCAGGGAAGAAAGATGAGAGAGGAGATAAATGcgttgaaaaaagaaattaatgatttCAAGGAGAGAGAATATAgatgggaaagagaaagaaaagagttaGTGGTGGCGCAGGAAGAgttaaagagaaagatagagaaaatagAAGTAGGAGGGGATAACGCAGTGGGAAAAAAGgtgagagagatagagaggagGTTAGAGTTGAAGGAAAGGGAGGACAGAAGGAAGAATCTATTAATTAGAGGTGTAGAGGTCAAGGAAGGGAATAGGAAAGAGGCGGTGGAGAAGGTGTTCAGGGAGATAGGAGCAGAGGTGACCGTGAAGGGAGTTAGGAGAATAGGGGAGGGGAGcaaaaaagggagagagatgATATGGGTGAAGTTAGAGAGTGAAGAACAGAGGAAAGAGGTGTGGAGTAAGAAGAAGACGCTGAAAGGTAGGGAAGAAAGAATTTTGGAAGATTGGACTTGGAAGGAGAGGAAGATGAGAtggaggttagaaaaaatagcaaaaGTAGAAGAGGAAAGGGGAAATAGGGTATGGTTAGGATATGGGAGGATTAGGATAGGAGATTATTGGTGGAAGTGGGATGAAGAAGAGGAAGTCTTGAGGAATGAGAAAGGAGAGTTGAGGATAGAAGAAGGGGGGGAAGGGAATGTAGGAAGATTGTGA